CTATGAGATGGTGACCATGTTTTATAGATAATGGATATATTGATATCAATCAAATGATACCGACTTATGTTGGTAGAACATTGTGTCGAATAGACCCATTTTGAGGTGCACTGAGAAACGTCATTAGTTAGTTTCAGGTAAAATGTATATGTCATGTCCTAGACTTGAGACTGTCATATGTTCTCGCAATGTGATACGGCCGCTTTGTAAGGGATATCAAACTCTACACCATAGCTGGGTAGTCATGTCTCTGGACTTAGAGTGATCCCATTCAGAATTACATGGCCATGCGCCTAAGGGTAAATATTAATCTAATTCAGGAATATGTATCATGAGTTTGAGCAGCCGACAAGACTGGCTGACTAATACTCATCTCGAGATTGACAATGTATATCGTGTGGCCAAATGGACGTTGCATATGACACATTACATAGTTAGGGTTCGCAAGCATCTTTTCCAAGTGGGTATACTTACTCACCGACAGAGTGAGACCTAACAAAATTGGTTTCTTATAATCTTGGAAGTTTTTTCTTTTGCTTCTATTTTATTCGGATGCATGGGCAGACAATGAAAAGAACTTAAATGAGTAAAACTCGACACTAGTGGGAGATTGCAACTGGGAAATAGCAACGATAAACTTCTGCTAGATCTCAGATCCCAAGAAGGAAATAATTTGGATCGGAGAAACTTTGAATGGAGAGTTTTGACTTTCTTCGTGTACGACCTCGAGAGAAACCTAACCTACTGTAAGTCGTCGTCAACCTATCATACATATGCGATCGCATGCTCGATGGTAGCCATACAATACCTTCTCTCTGCTTTTAGCAACGTGCTGTGCAACAATGGTGGTCAGAGCTGCACTGCTCCCTGTAACCTTGCTGCTGTGCCTTGCACTGCCCGGCAGCGCCGACGCCAGAAGGACGGCGGACGGTTTCTATGAGCTCAAGAACAAGAAGGGGGACTTCTCCATCAAGGTCACCAACTGGGGAGCTACCCTCGTATCTGTCCTCGTCCCTGATTGCCATGGTAAGGCCGCTTGCTTCTTGGTTTCAAGAACCCGTATTGCATGCTTGCATCTTGTTTCTCAAGAGGTGAACTTCTTTTTCAGGGGACTTGACCGATGTTGTACTTGGGTACGACACTGTTGCTGCATACGCTGTAAGATCACAAATCCATGTGTTTTCACTCCTTCCAAGTGGTAGATAAATATGCATGATGAGTGCGTCTCTGTTCAATTCAAAAACCTTTTTGTACGTGCATGTCTCATCAGAAAGGCGCTGCTGCCGGATCGACTATTGGGCGCGTAGCAAACAGAATCGCCAACGCCCGCTTCGTGCTCGACGGCAGAACCTATCGTCTCCTCCATAACGACGGCAACAACACGATTCATGGTATGCTTCAGActtaattttaattttatttttcacCGAAACCCTATGCATGGACTCACGACGCGCTTTGTACTCATTTAATCATCTTGTTGCTCTTTGTTTAGGCGGCCCCAGGGGCTTCAACAAGGTCATCTGGACGGTGAAGGAGTACGTGCACGACGGCGACTCCCCGTACATCACCTTCTACTACGGCAGCTTCGACGGAGAGCAAGGTaaaactagtactactactactacacatgTCAAAACTTTATAGTAGTTTACTAGCTCCTCGCGCTTGGATTAATCTTCATGACAGAAAGATCTGACGAGCACTTGTTTTCGCGGATCATGTCTGGGGCATGCAGGGTTCCCGGGGTACCTGGACGTGTATGTGACGTACCGGCTCTCCGACCCGTACGacctgagcatcaacatgaacgcgACGGCGACGAGCAAGGCGACGCCGGTGAACCTTGTGAACCACGCGTACTGGAACCTCGCTGGCCACGGCAGCGGCGACGTCCTGGAGCACGAGCTCCAGATGTTCGCCTCACGCTACACGCCCGTCGACGGGTACATGATCCCGACGGGCCAGGTCGCGCCCGTGGCCGGCACAAAGTACGACTTCCTCACGCCGACGcccgtgggagccaacatggagatcgtcccgggcggcggcggcgggtacgACATCAACTTCGCCGTGGACGGGCAGCAGGACGCGATGCGGCCGGTGGCGCGCGTCCAGGACCCGGACTCCGGCCGGGCGTTGGAGCTGTGGGCGAACCAGCCCGGGGTGCAGCTCTACACCGCCAACTGGCTCAGCAACGACAAGGGGAAAGGAGGGAAGGTGTACGGGCAGTACGGCGCGCTGTGCCTGGAGACGCAGGCGTACCCCGACGCCGTCAACCACCCTGAGTTCCCGTCGTCGATCGTCAGGCCCGGCGAGGTGTACAAGCATGATATGGTCTTCAAGTTTTCCCACTAGGCTAGCTAAGATGCATGCTTCACTTAATTGATCcgtcctttcttttcttttctttagcgCAAAATGAGCGGTCTTTTATTCCACGGGATGAACCATCTTTTCTTGTAATCTGTACCACTTCTCTTTTTTTACAAAAAAACGGACGCATacgatttgcctcatccattaaataaggaATTTAGAAGTGCTTTTAGGCTGGTCATACTGGGGAGTAACTTAGATTAGTGTCACTCATTTTAcctcgggaagcgctatgttacagtaacatattttGTTACTTCaagcacctctctcctcattaaatacttgccacataagcaaaattatcttgggatgtgttaagttactacctaagttatcctcactatggctagccttacAAAGTAAGAGGACGAGAATATTACAAGGTCGTTACTCTCTAATCTGGCATTGCCCAGATGCTTCGTACCAGTGATGACCCAAAGTTTGGCCTTATTTTTTTATGTTGGAGAGAAGAATGGACGATAGAGTAGACTGATGACACAAGACCGTAGCTTTACTTCACACCAAATGGTCTAATAAGTGAGCATGGTGAGGGGAGCCAACGTTTTCCGTATTGTCCTATTCAT
The window above is part of the Triticum aestivum cultivar Chinese Spring chromosome 2A, IWGSC CS RefSeq v2.1, whole genome shotgun sequence genome. Proteins encoded here:
- the LOC123185566 gene encoding galactose mutarotase, giving the protein MVVRAALLPVTLLLCLALPGSADARRTADGFYELKNKKGDFSIKVTNWGATLVSVLVPDCHGDLTDVVLGYDTVAAYAKGAAAGSTIGRVANRIANARFVLDGRTYRLLHNDGNNTIHGGPRGFNKVIWTVKEYVHDGDSPYITFYYGSFDGEQGFPGYLDVYVTYRLSDPYDLSINMNATATSKATPVNLVNHAYWNLAGHGSGDVLEHELQMFASRYTPVDGYMIPTGQVAPVAGTKYDFLTPTPVGANMEIVPGGGGGYDINFAVDGQQDAMRPVARVQDPDSGRALELWANQPGVQLYTANWLSNDKGKGGKVYGQYGALCLETQAYPDAVNHPEFPSSIVRPGEVYKHDMVFKFSH